A window of Puniceicoccus vermicola genomic DNA:
AACACAAGCTCAGCGGCCTATCGGCCCACGAGAGGAATTCGACAAGTCACAGAGACATCCAAACATCTACCACGAGAGGCTCCACTCCCGATCATAATGACATTCGATAACTCTTCTTCACGAATCGTGCGATCACTGTCCGGCGACACATGGTGTTTCACCTGCGGCGATCCAAAAGATGCCGCGGAGCCCACGGTCGACGATACTGGTTGGTCAACCGTCCGCGTGCCTCACGATTGGGCGATTGCCGGGCCTTTTGATTCGCAGAACGATGCCCAGCATACGATCATTCATGCCGATGGCGAAAAGCAGGCCCGCTTGCATCTGGGTCGGACCGGCGGGTTGCCGCATCAGGGCGTGGGGTGGTATCGGCTGCCGCTGGATATCCCGGCAGCGTGGAGCAGTCGGCGGGTCCGCGTGATCTTCGACGGCGTGATGAGTCACAGTATCGTGTATTGCAATGGCCGCGAAGTGGGTTCATGGCCCTACGGCTATACCAGCTTCCAATTCGATCTCACACCTTTCCTGCTACCGGGCGGTCAGAATTTGTTGGCGGTGCGCGTAGCCAATCCCTCGAACGCATCACGCTGGTATCCCGGTGCCGGCATCTACCGGAACGTGCTGTTGGAGGCCGTGGACCCGGCGCACATTGCGCCCTGGGGCGTTGCGATTACGACACCGGACGTGCAGGACGCATTTGCCACCGTTGTCGTGCGTACCGAGGTGACCACGGACCGGGCTGTGACGCTGCAAACGGTAATCCGCGACCCGTCCGGCTACGAGGTCGCGAGTGACGTGGTTCCCGTTCCCGCCTCCACAAAGGCAGACCAGACACTGACCGTCGCTAATCCGGAACGTTGGAATCTGGATCGACCGGCGCTCTACACGCTCCGTAGTCGGATATGTGATAACGAGCAGGTGGTGGATGAGGTCGTGACGAGGTTTGGGATACGCGCGCTCAAGTTTACGCCCAACGGCTTCTGGCTGAATGATCGGCCAGTCCGATTTCAGGGTGTCTGTATGCACCACGATTTGGGGCTACTCGGCGCGGCCGTGCATCGGCGCGCCGTGGAGCGGCAGGTGGATATCTTGCAGGAAATGGGCTGCAACGCGATTCGCACCAGCCACAATCCACCCGCCCCGGAATTATTGGAGTATTGCGACGAAAAGGGCATCCTGGTTTTAGACGAAGCGTTTGATGAATGGCGGGTTCCGAAAGTGGCCAACGGCTACAGCAACCTCTTCGACGCATGGGCCGAGAAAGATCTTCGTGCAATGATCCGGCGCGATCGCAATCATCCCTGCGTGGTCATGTGGAGCATTGGTAACGAGATTCTCGATCAAGGAAGGCCCGAGGGTCGGGAGACCTGTCGATGGCTTACCGCCATCTGTCATGACGAAGATTCCACGCGCCCGGTTACCGCCGGATTCAACGACCCGGATGGAGCAATCCAGAACGGGCTGGCTGGCGAACTGGATATCCCCGGATGGAATTATCGCCCCGCACGCTACGCTGAATTCCGCGAAGCGTATCCGGACTGGATCATGTACGGCAGCGAAACCGAA
This region includes:
- a CDS encoding glycoside hydrolase family 2 TIM barrel-domain containing protein, which codes for MTFDNSSSRIVRSLSGDTWCFTCGDPKDAAEPTVDDTGWSTVRVPHDWAIAGPFDSQNDAQHTIIHADGEKQARLHLGRTGGLPHQGVGWYRLPLDIPAAWSSRRVRVIFDGVMSHSIVYCNGREVGSWPYGYTSFQFDLTPFLLPGGQNLLAVRVANPSNASRWYPGAGIYRNVLLEAVDPAHIAPWGVAITTPDVQDAFATVVVRTEVTTDRAVTLQTVIRDPSGYEVASDVVPVPASTKADQTLTVANPERWNLDRPALYTLRSRICDNEQVVDEVVTRFGIRALKFTPNGFWLNDRPVRFQGVCMHHDLGLLGAAVHRRAVERQVDILQEMGCNAIRTSHNPPAPELLEYCDEKGILVLDEAFDEWRVPKVANGYSNLFDAWAEKDLRAMIRRDRNHPCVVMWSIGNEILDQGRPEGRETCRWLTAICHDEDSTRPVTAGFNDPDGAIQNGLAGELDIPGWNYRPARYAEFREAYPDWIMYGSETESCVSTRGEYVFPAKILRDHERSSGHCSAYELESPCWGYPPDIEFAAQEDRPYMLGEFVWTGFDYLGEPTPYKFHWPSRSSYFGIVDLCGFPKDRYYLYRSQWRPEVPTLHLLPHWSWPGREGEHIPVHVFTNAAGAELFLNGQSLGIRRKDASDPLRRFRLVWDAVTYAPGELRVRALDTQDHPTGEEAVQRTAGASARLTLSADRIELVANGDDLSFLTIRMCDTDGIVCPSAAQPVVVSVQGPAEVLAVDGGDPTSLEPIPGCHGRLFHGMALAVIRTRANVPGEIFVTVESSGFVNTSAQLRSF